AATTTTATGATAACATTTATTGAAGCATTCAAAAAAGAATTAGCAGACGAAGTAAAAGAAACAAAACGAATGCTAGAGAAGGTGCCTGTAGATAAGTACGACTGGCAGCCGCACCCAAAGAGTATGAAATTGGGAGTTTTGGCTTGTCACTTAGCCGAAATTCCAGATATGATAGAGAAAGCATTATTGTCTGATAAATGGGATTTTGCGGAAGAAGAAGCTTGGAAGCCCACCGTTTTTAAGACAAATGATGAATTGCTAGCGTTTTTTGATAATTCAGTAGCAAAGGCAAGTGCCGCTTTAGAGCAGTCAAGAGATGATCTTCTTCAAGACAAATGGAAGCTATGTGCAGGAGATATCACCTATTTAGAAATGGAAAAATGGGAAGCAGTACGCCACGCCTTCGGTCAAAACTCACATCACCGAGCTCAACTAGGTGTTTTCTTGAGACTCCTAGATATTTCAATCCCTGGACCATACGGCCCAAGTGCAGATGAAATGTGATTGGAGGTTTTTTTAGAGATTGACATTTTCACATTGGGAAAGAATATTGTTAAGAAAGAGTTTCTGCTTCTCGGCTCACTTTCCAGTGGGGACTTCATTTTTTAGCGTAAAAAACGAACCGGGGAGGCGTTCCTCC
This sequence is a window from Arcticibacterium luteifluviistationis. Protein-coding genes within it:
- a CDS encoding DinB family protein, with protein sequence MITFIEAFKKELADEVKETKRMLEKVPVDKYDWQPHPKSMKLGVLACHLAEIPDMIEKALLSDKWDFAEEEAWKPTVFKTNDELLAFFDNSVAKASAALEQSRDDLLQDKWKLCAGDITYLEMEKWEAVRHAFGQNSHHRAQLGVFLRLLDISIPGPYGPSADEM